The genome window TATAAGCATTTAGCATATGGCTCTTGAGTGATTATGAACTGAAATGGGAAAATTTATTCTGGTTCCTtctacaaaatatatatatgttggtGTTCAAGGGTCAATGCAACAAGATTTTCATGGGCATAATATATATTCAACTAAATCTACAAATACAATTTAATATAAAAGTATTACCCACTTTAATAAATCAAATACCATAAATAGTCTGGCTAATTAAATGTACAACATTTTATTTTAGCACAAGGAGGTAGATTTAATATACTATTTTACTTTCTTAATCTATAATCTTTATGTATTGTCTTACACAACTTTGAATGtgataaatcatttatttttttatacttaGTTGTCTTGCTTTGCTATCATGCAGTGATAATGGAAAATCAATAAATGCTAATTTGCACGGATAAATGGAGGAGAATGTTCAAATAGAAGAAAAACGAAAAAAGTTTCTGAAgaatagaatattatttgatactatttactgcactttttatttcttttcaagtttttgaataTTATGGTACtgttgaatgttattttttccatttttgaattattattcactgaATTAGATTTTCACATTTATATTAGAAGAATACTTTATATTATGATGCGCACATAGTAATATACTTAAGAAAGGTTATAATAGAATATACATTAAGTTTGTATTTCATATcgacatttttataaaattgactaaatagTTTATTTTTTTCGAAGATTCCTGTTTAACGAACGGATACAAAACTAGTTTAAAATTAAAgtaaatattatatacactaccagtgtatacactattacgGTTGGATGCACAAcatatatgcaaaatttgagtttcaaattcaaattcagattaaatgtgtatacactgtcaatataTAGAATATAAATCCTTAAAATTAGGGATGAGATAAATATTTCGCactaataaattaaaaaataattatgtaaAACTCGATTGAGCTCAACAAGTTTTCAAACTTCacatattaagtttgaacttgAGGTTGTCAAATAGTTTGAGttgctcgaactcgagctcaagttgagttttgaTCGAATAAGCTTACGAACTACTCGATTAATCTCGACTCATTTACACTCAATTCATATTCACTATATTTTTTTCTCCCTTACctattcttttcttccttttgtttacCTTTTGTTTATAGGTAAGAAAATAATCTTAGTTGAAGGGAAGGTTATCGCATTCCAAGCCTAGGGAGTTCCTTTTAATTGGTGGGATTTGCTTCCTTTAAACATGGCGAATGAGTCTTATCGCTTATCAAGACAAATGAGATTTTATCAGTTGAGTCAATCCCAAATATTAACAAGGTGAACGAGCTTTATTGCTTATCAAGGTGAATGAGATTTAACTTCTCAGAAAATACCAATGCTATTCCTCTCAAACTAAGGTACTAATAGCCAGTATAAAACTTAAGAGGGTGACATTAACACTTCCATATAAGTTGCTTTGACATGAAAATTTGGGTTATGGCATCATTAGTTGCGTTTATGAGAAGGATCACAAATACTATAAGGTAAATTATGATTGCACGAATTAGTCTTATGCGATGATCTTGGTGCACTCGTCTTAGTGCCACCTAGTTTATCGAGGAAAAAAAGATGAGAAAAAGTTTTATCCTAGATTTGTTCTTGaggttcccttctttttttcttttttcctttcccttgattttccagttttttgACGCAATCATATATTCTGAGCTAGACACAATTGAATGAATTGCCAGTTGCAATTACTCACTGAAAAACGGACCAAAAATGCCCAGCAGAAAATTCTCAATTAATCATTATTGGAAGTCACTTGTCAACTCAATGATGTTTACTTTGTTACAAAATGGTCAATTGCATGGCAATGCGAATTCGAACAATAGCTGTACTTGAACAATATGCTTCATATATATCTCGCCTATGTTAAACCCAATCcagcaacaagaagaaaaagtcAGGTCAATCAACCCAGAGAAGCAGCTAGAAACCGGTATAAAATGGAAAAGTTTTGTAATCCTCAGGGAAGAAGTAGCCAGGGCGTCATTTTCCATTCTCTGCAGTGCAAGCATCAAACTACTAAACTGTACCCCAATGCTAGCAAAATCTGGGATCATATCTTCTTCTGTGGTGAGGTTTCAAGAATTCTTTTATATTACTTTACTTTTTAATTCTCGCTTTGCTTCGAAGCTGATTTCCTTTCAAGAGCTGCCATAAGAGGTTGCTTCTGGAGCACCCGCATTCCATTAAAATGGTAGTCAAGTATGTACTTGAAACAGTTAGAGCAGCTCAGTCCCAGGAGCATCACTCATCAGTCGTCACTTGCACTAGTCTGATCCCGAAAACGATGAATCCATTTCTTCATCATTCTCATCCAGTTCAAAAAAGATACCAGTTCTAGGACTTCGACTCTCGTGTAGACGGGAAACTTGTTCTAAAACAATACCCTGATCTGCAAGTAACCTgtcaaacttttccttttctgcaTCTCCCTTTTCTTTCAAGTATTCCAGACACGCTGTCAACGTAGTGCGGTTTAAAGTCCAAGAAGTACCTTTCCAAGAAAAGATGGCATTTTTCATTGCATCGACTGCCTTCTCCATCTGATTATCTTTGTAGTATCCAGTTGCTAGATAATCCCATGTGCTTGCAGGAATCTTTCTGCCACAGTTTATAGCTCTGTTTATAAATTCTTCAGCCCTTTGCAGCAAGCCCTTTTTAGTATAAGCATTTATCAATGTGTTTGGAATTCGGAAGTCATAAGAAGTGTTCACAGATTCCCATTCCTGAAAAATCTTTTCAGCTTCATCAATGTCATCCAACCAGATTAAAGAGCTTATCATGTGAAAGTACCCATTGTTGGTCATATTTCCTCTCTTCTTGTAAAGATGCCAGATTCGTGTGACTTCATCTTTGTCACCCAAACTGGCATACATACTAAGGAGAATTTGGTAGGCAAGTCCTCTATTGCTACCTCTGATAAGTTTCTCTGCCTTCTTCAGCATGTCAGAAGCTTTATCTTGGAGGTTAGCTCCTAAGTATCCCTTTGCTGCTGTTACACAAGCATTCCAATTCACATTAACTAGAAGGTCatcttccattttcttcaagaGCTTCTCCATGGCCTCTATATCAGAATTTAGAGCATAAGCATTCAACAAGATGCAGTATGCGGGTTTATCAAAAGTTATGCCTTCCTGTTCCATCTGACGAACAAGCTTCTCAAATTTCTCACGCTTTCCCAGCTTAGAGTAGAGGTTCAGCATAATACAGTAGGATAACTTCATATTACAACCAAATCTTCCCATTACACGCATGATTGCCTCAGCCTGTTCCACTAATTTCTTCTTGGCATAGCAATTTAATAGAGAACCATAGACCTTAAAAGTTTTCAGACTATCCGGGACATTACAGAAGTAGTTCTCTGCCTCTTGTAATCCATGTACTTTAGATATTAAATCCAGTCTCACTGCAACATCTTCAGGTGATAGGTTAGAACTGTCAACCATCCACTTGGACAactgaaagaaaaatgagaaatgaGCAATGGAGCCAAAAGTTTCAGCACTCATGGGGCTCCAATTAGAGGAGATAATTCAGGCATTCATACAATATAGCCTTGAAACTTTGCAGGTTCAAATGAATTGCATATTATACTGAAGAAACAGCAAGTGGCTCAAGGAGCTTTTGTGGTCTACACGGTAAAAATAACTTAAAGGCTACATTAACTTGATCTACCTTTTAGTTTCTCAACATCATAAAGATCTCCCCTCGGATTTCTTACATTATACCCCCTCTCTTATTAGTTTTTTCAATTAAACAAATTTAAGTTACATATTAGACTACTTTTGCTCCATTCAATAAAACATGTTACAAGTTTTACCAATCAAAGTAATGCTAGAAGCTTAGTTTTCATGAAATCACAAATTAATGTGAAAATAATGACGACAACTTGTTTGTTAATTTTATGATAATGAAGTTACTGTTAAAACGAAAAAAATAGCTAATTCTTAAAACAAAGAATTTACCTCACTTGACTATGAAAGATGGTATATGATGATTATCAATGTGGAAAGATATATTACAACATAGCGGACAACTCTAAATTCGTCTAAGAATGTCAAGAAAGAGGTATTGCAGAGAAAACCATCTTTGGCCATATTTTCTTGAAAGGAATCGCAGCTTATGAATAGCTCGGATAATTCATTTCCTTGTCCATTTCCCCAAAAATAGAGATTTGAAGGATTCAAGATCGCAATGTACCCTCAACAGCACATGCTGCAATTATGCAAACCACTCTAGCACCAGCCTTTCAAAGTGTAATCTATTGCCACATATAAAATCTTTTGCCACTTAGTAAATGCAACAATTTCTCAAGATAGGTGCAACTTCTGTAAACACCAAAGTAACAACACTACCTGTAACATCCTATGTAAGTAGACTGATTGGAATCCAGACATGAGGGAGTAATACATCTCAACTATTTTATCCAAATATAAGACAGCACCAACTTCTTAATGTTCAGTTActgtttctcaaaattttatctTCATCATGATTTTTAATTTGATAATATCATAATAAGCATATGataatattataaaaaaaaaaaaagagcatatGATAATAAGCACTACGCAATTGCATCTGTTTGTTTATAGAAGAAATCAAAATGCAGGTTGATATGGTTATTCTCATACCACAAGCACGCCAAGTGTTCTTTCAGTCTCTTAACTAGTAGCACTTTCTTTAAGTGGAGGAGTTTGCATACATATTAGCGGTGAAATTTCAAGATTCCTAGCTCAGGTGAGAAACTTTCAATACATTCTTGTTAAGCACACTTAATTACTTCTTTGTGTGAAACCTCCAAATCAATCAGATAAGGCAAGAGCACaagaaaaaatatgataaaaagcATGAAAGTTCTGAAAGTGCAGAACTTTAAGATCGAGGTTTTGAACCATAATACACTCACTTCAGATTGAACAGATTTCAACGAGTTTCATGGCTCTCATTTTAAGACCCCAAGTTCTAACAGCTATATTTTCCCAAATCTGTATCTGATGATCCATATAACTTACAAAGAACAATTGGAAAAAGCAGTTATGGGAAAACAGTAGGAATGATCTATCAAATGGCAACAATGCAATGAAGATTCAGATGCATGTTGAGTAGGAAGAACAAAGCATTGTGGAGATTTGAATGGAAAACCTGCTAGATGTGACATCAAGAACGGTAGAAGTAAAGTCCTGTAgccaaatattttacttcacCACTGATTAAGTTTTCACTAGTGGGACAGTTGCAGTTATTGCAGCACCACGTTGGCTTCCCATTATACttgttttcaatcatttcattgTCTATCTCACTTTCAGAAACAGCCTCCAAATATAGTATTGCATTTCTAACCGTCTTCGATATTTTAGATTTGGCACTTCACAGCTTAGCAAATTCaactatattttatattttagattTGACTTTTCACATCTTACCAAATTCCACTAGAAAATTGACTTCATAGAATTAATACATCAGACCAGGTTTTTCGAAACCTTATTTCCTTTTGGAACAAACCATCCATCAGGGCACCAGGTACAAATCTCAAGGGATGGTCTCTTAAGGtataaaacagaaatttcccaTGGGAATGCTTCAATTTACTTCCCAACCAACTCAGCAGCACAAAGCCACAACATTTCTGAAATCAAAGACCCTATTTCTTCTGATCGCTCAAGGTGCTATGCAAGcatgaattttcaaagttaatcCCATCATTTCCCTAAATTTCATCAGCATCAGTATCAAACATATTCAGCAACCATTTTAGCCTAAAAAAGTTCCTTTCATTAAAAGTTATCAAAAATCCTTCATCAGTGGGCGTGCATGACTAATTTTTTCAACCTTTCCAACCTTGGTTCAATAGGAGCGTTCCAAGTCAGAAAGACTGAGCTAGTGCTGTCTTTCCTTTCCCTAACATCGACCAAAACTAAACACCACATACTAAAAAAATATTGATTCATTTCCCATTTAATTCAAAGTCATAAAATATCTTCAATTTAGGGTCTAATTTTCCATAATCTAACCTCATTAGTCTTAATGCATACTCACATAATCACAAGTCACACATACCCAATAAAGTAATAAAgatcacttcttttctttttcctcaatAGGATTATGCATAGAGCATTTACAACCTAGAACCTAATAGCAAATCACTTAACAGAGGATTTACAACAAGTCCAATAAATGCAGataaacaaataatcacattTTTCTTGCATAACCTAATAGACAGGCCTGAAGAGCATGAGTGTAGCGTCTGTTTTTCCTCAGGattttgaagatggttttgaGCT of Coffea arabica cultivar ET-39 chromosome 5c, Coffea Arabica ET-39 HiFi, whole genome shotgun sequence contains these proteins:
- the LOC113689505 gene encoding pentatricopeptide repeat-containing protein At2g20710, mitochondrial-like, with translation MINSFKNLLNFCKKSHYNWNEASGFFSFSTKTSVSPSPNTLFKRILPAGDPQVSIVPILDQWVREGRPVHQSELKTIFKILRKNRRYTHALQACLLGYARKISSNWSPMSAETFGSIAHFSFFFQLSKWMVDSSNLSPEDVAVRLDLISKVHGLQEAENYFCNVPDSLKTFKVYGSLLNCYAKKKLVEQAEAIMRVMGRFGCNMKLSYCIMLNLYSKLGKREKFEKLVRQMEQEGITFDKPAYCILLNAYALNSDIEAMEKLLKKMEDDLLVNVNWNACVTAAKGYLGANLQDKASDMLKKAEKLIRGSNRGLAYQILLSMYASLGDKDEVTRIWHLYKKRGNMTNNGYFHMISSLIWLDDIDEAEKIFQEWESVNTSYDFRIPNTLINAYTKKGLLQRAEEFINRAINCGRKIPASTWDYLATGYYKDNQMEKAVDAMKNAIFSWKGTSWTLNRTTLTACLEYLKEKGDAEKEKFDRLLADQGIVLEQVSRLHESRSPRTGIFFELDENDEEMDSSFSGSD